The Actinoplanes sp. N902-109 genomic interval CTACCTCTCCACGGTCAACTACAAGGGCATCTCGAACACGTTCAAGTGGACCGACAAGGGCGAGCTCGACCCCAGCCTGCTGAAGGTGTGGGCGTTCAAGTTCGACGCGAGCGGCGACACGAAGGCGGACCAGGAGATCAAGACTTCCTGACCCCATAGCGGTATCCCTTTGTGCAGGCGGTGTGGCCGGATGATCTCCGGCCACACCGACCTCGTCGTTTCAGGAGCCCCTCGTGAATTTCTCCGGTCTGATCCATGACTTCGGACCGCTGACCATCACCGGGCTGACGCAGGGCGCCATCATCGCGCTCTTCGCGCTCGGTTACACGCTGGTCTACGGTGTCCTTCGGCTTATCAACTTCGCCCACTCGGAAGTCTTTCTGCTGGGTACGTACGCGTGCCTGATCGTGTGGGGTTTCTTCGGCCTGGACCAGAACTCGGCAACGCCGTCGATGTTCGCGGTCATTGGTTTTCTGTTGCTGGGACTGGTGGCGGCGATCGTCGCCTCGGGCGCGACGGCGCTGGTGGTGGAGCTGGTCGCGTACCGGCCGCTGCGCCGGCGTAACGCGCCGCCGCTGGCGTTCCTGATCACCGCGATCGGTGCCTCGCTGGCGATCTCCGAGACCGTCGGTGTGGTGACCCAGCGCAACGTGAAGGGTGTCCCGCCGCTGATCCGGCAGACGGACGTCTTCGTGCTGGGCAACATGCACGTGACGAACCTGCAGATCCTGATCATCCTGGTGGCGCTCGCGTCGATGTTCGTGCTGGACCGCTTCATCAACCGGTCGCGGCTGGGCCGGGGTATCCGCGCGGTGGCGCAGAACCCGGACAGCGCGGCGCTGATGGGCGTCAACAAGAGCCGGGTCATCGCGCTGGTGTTCCTCATCGGTGGTCTGATGGCCGGCATCGCGGCGGTCATGTACGACATGAAGATCGGCACGACCCGGTTCGACGCCGGCTTCCTGCTGGGCATCGAGGCGTTCACCGCGGCGGTGCTGGGTGGTATCGGCAACCTGCGGGGTGCACT includes:
- a CDS encoding branched-chain amino acid ABC transporter permease, translating into MNFSGLIHDFGPLTITGLTQGAIIALFALGYTLVYGVLRLINFAHSEVFLLGTYACLIVWGFFGLDQNSATPSMFAVIGFLLLGLVAAIVASGATALVVELVAYRPLRRRNAPPLAFLITAIGASLAISETVGVVTQRNVKGVPPLIRQTDVFVLGNMHVTNLQILIILVALASMFVLDRFINRSRLGRGIRAVAQNPDSAALMGVNKSRVIALVFLIGGLMAGIAAVMYDMKIGTTRFDAGFLLGIEAFTAAVLGGIGNLRGALLGGIMLGVLQNWAAGLFGTAWLHAASFILLVLILLFRPTGLLGESLGKARA